A genomic segment from Gracilinanus agilis isolate LMUSP501 chromosome 1, AgileGrace, whole genome shotgun sequence encodes:
- the LOC123230604 gene encoding zinc finger protein 461-like: MDQQRLMSDGSENLAFTEFCIESQHSLLVEHLRMHAEPEYSDCNQCGKTFMHRASFAVHQRIYPGEKPYECKQCGKKFSMRSSLAQHQKIHNGEKPYECKHCGKPFRVRYQLAVHQRIHTGEKPYDCKQCGKTFSVRSSLAQHQRIHTGEKPYECKQCGKTFRARSSLTVHQRIHTGDKPYECKQCGKTFRESGCVAIHQRIHTGEKPYECKQCGKTFRVRYQLAVHQRIHTGEKPYECKQCGK; encoded by the coding sequence ATGGATCAACAAAGGCTCATGAGTGATGGTTCAGAAAACTTAGCTTTCACAGAGTTCTGTATTGAATCTCAACATTCATTGCTTGTTGAACATCTAAGAATGCACGCTGAGCCAGAATATAGTGactgtaatcagtgtggaaagactttcatgcaCAGGGCCAGTTTTGCAGTACATCAGAGAATCTAccctggggagaaaccttatgaatgcaagcaatgtggaaagaaatTCAGCATGAGGTCCAGTCTTGCGcaacatcagaaaatccacaatGGGGAGAAGCCTTACGAATGCAAGCATTGTGGAAAGCCATTCAGGGTGAGGTACCagcttgctgtacatcagagaatccacactggggagaaaccttatgattgcaagcaatgtggaaagacattcagtgtGAGGTCCAGTCTTGCacaacatcagagaatccacactggggagaaaccttatgaatgtaagcaatgtggaaagacattcagggcAAGGTCCAgtcttactgtacatcagagaatccacactggggataaaccttatgaatgtaagcaatgtggaaagacattcagagaGAGTGGTTGTGttgctatacatcagagaatccatactggggagaaaccttatgaatgtaaacaatgtggaaagacattcagggtGAGGTACCagcttgctgtacatcagagaatccacactggggagaaaccttatgaatgtaagcaatgtggaaag